Proteins encoded within one genomic window of Gasterosteus aculeatus chromosome 18, fGasAcu3.hap1.1, whole genome shotgun sequence:
- the LOC120808519 gene encoding uncharacterized protein LOC120808519 isoform X2 yields the protein MLRGVMHYQAWLMILVLWTIQAAEGCPDVCKCSKKSAPEKSEVNCHKKGLRAFPSRLPPDAWILKLGENGIIDLKANALRSTPKVESINLERNAIKSIHHQAFSGGKQLMLLNLYGNHITSLPLKGFQDLLNLRFLMLGHNQIGSLKPQMFAGMRNLSDLDLPLNALTTLPSNAFKPLIALKVLDLSLNRIQKISPKAFIGLRQLMFLNLDNNSLKNVPAGAFRPLRSLEMLVLDNNLLSMLGSSTLEGMENLQELYLRNNELEHLPPDVFRKMAKLSQLALSGNRLKTVDGNVFAHMPDLKKLHLHDNMWQCDCNIASLVRWMGQTKATLSPRDALMCVSPPELRKKSLSSLQADKLSCHE from the exons atgctgcgag GGGTGATGCATTACCAGGCGTGGTTGATGATTCTTGTGCTGTGGACGATACAGGCTGCGGAGGGATGTCCCGATGTCTGTAAATGCTCCAAGAAATCTGCTCCAGAAAAGTCAGAGGTCAATTGTCATAAGAAAGGGCTACGTGCTTTTCCCTCCAGACTGCCCCCTGATGCTTGGATTCTCAAACTAG GTGAAAATGGTATCATAGACCTGAAGGCCAATGCTCTCAGATCAACTCCAAAGGTTGAGAGCATCAACCTGGAACGAAATGCCATCAAGTCCATCCACCACCAGGCCTTCTCTGGTGGAAAGCAACTGATGCTCCTTAATCTATACGGCAACCACATCACCAGCCTTCCACTGAAGGGCTTCCAG GACCTCCTAAACCTTCGCTTCCTAATGCTGGGACATAACCAGATTGGCAGCCTCAAACCTCAGATGTTTGCTGGAATGAGGAACTTGTCAGACTTGGACCTTCCGCTTAACGCACTGACAACGCTCCCATCTAATGCCTTTAAACCTCTGATCGCCCTTAAAGTTCTGGACCTTTCCCTGAATCGCATCCAGAAGATCTCTCCGAAGGCCTTCATTGGACTCAGACAGCTTATGTTCCTCAACTTAGACAATAACAG TTTGAAGAACGTTCCGGCCGGAGCATTCAGACCACTGCGATCTCTGGAGATGCTGGTTTTAGATAACAACCTTCTGTCCATGCTGGGCTCCTCAACTCTGGAAGGCATGGAAAACTTGCAG GAACTCTACCTGAGGAACAACGAGCTGGAGCACCTGCCCCCTGATGTGTTCCGAAAGATGGCGAAGCTTTCTCAACTGGCTCTCAGTGGAAACCGCCTGAAGACAGTGGATGGAAACGTGTTCGCCCATATGCCTG ACCTAAAGAAGCTGCACCTCCATGACAACATGTGGCAGTGTGACTGTAACATTGCCTCCTTGGTGCGATGGATGGGGCAGACCAAGGCCACCCTGTCGCCCCGGGACGCCCTGATGTGCGTGAGCCCACCGGAGCTCCGAAAGAAAAGCCTGTCCAGCCTCCAAGCCGACAAGTTGTCCTGCCATGAATAA
- the LOC120808519 gene encoding uncharacterized protein LOC120808519 isoform X1 gives MSMCPWARHLTQMAPVAATTEWVMHYQAWLMILVLWTIQAAEGCPDVCKCSKKSAPEKSEVNCHKKGLRAFPSRLPPDAWILKLGENGIIDLKANALRSTPKVESINLERNAIKSIHHQAFSGGKQLMLLNLYGNHITSLPLKGFQDLLNLRFLMLGHNQIGSLKPQMFAGMRNLSDLDLPLNALTTLPSNAFKPLIALKVLDLSLNRIQKISPKAFIGLRQLMFLNLDNNSLKNVPAGAFRPLRSLEMLVLDNNLLSMLGSSTLEGMENLQELYLRNNELEHLPPDVFRKMAKLSQLALSGNRLKTVDGNVFAHMPDLKKLHLHDNMWQCDCNIASLVRWMGQTKATLSPRDALMCVSPPELRKKSLSSLQADKLSCHE, from the exons atgtccatgtgtccttgggcaagacacttaacccaaatggctcctgtagctgcgactacagagT GGGTGATGCATTACCAGGCGTGGTTGATGATTCTTGTGCTGTGGACGATACAGGCTGCGGAGGGATGTCCCGATGTCTGTAAATGCTCCAAGAAATCTGCTCCAGAAAAGTCAGAGGTCAATTGTCATAAGAAAGGGCTACGTGCTTTTCCCTCCAGACTGCCCCCTGATGCTTGGATTCTCAAACTAG GTGAAAATGGTATCATAGACCTGAAGGCCAATGCTCTCAGATCAACTCCAAAGGTTGAGAGCATCAACCTGGAACGAAATGCCATCAAGTCCATCCACCACCAGGCCTTCTCTGGTGGAAAGCAACTGATGCTCCTTAATCTATACGGCAACCACATCACCAGCCTTCCACTGAAGGGCTTCCAG GACCTCCTAAACCTTCGCTTCCTAATGCTGGGACATAACCAGATTGGCAGCCTCAAACCTCAGATGTTTGCTGGAATGAGGAACTTGTCAGACTTGGACCTTCCGCTTAACGCACTGACAACGCTCCCATCTAATGCCTTTAAACCTCTGATCGCCCTTAAAGTTCTGGACCTTTCCCTGAATCGCATCCAGAAGATCTCTCCGAAGGCCTTCATTGGACTCAGACAGCTTATGTTCCTCAACTTAGACAATAACAG TTTGAAGAACGTTCCGGCCGGAGCATTCAGACCACTGCGATCTCTGGAGATGCTGGTTTTAGATAACAACCTTCTGTCCATGCTGGGCTCCTCAACTCTGGAAGGCATGGAAAACTTGCAG GAACTCTACCTGAGGAACAACGAGCTGGAGCACCTGCCCCCTGATGTGTTCCGAAAGATGGCGAAGCTTTCTCAACTGGCTCTCAGTGGAAACCGCCTGAAGACAGTGGATGGAAACGTGTTCGCCCATATGCCTG ACCTAAAGAAGCTGCACCTCCATGACAACATGTGGCAGTGTGACTGTAACATTGCCTCCTTGGTGCGATGGATGGGGCAGACCAAGGCCACCCTGTCGCCCCGGGACGCCCTGATGTGCGTGAGCCCACCGGAGCTCCGAAAGAAAAGCCTGTCCAGCCTCCAAGCCGACAAGTTGTCCTGCCATGAATAA
- the LOC120808519 gene encoding uncharacterized protein LOC120808519 isoform X3 translates to MHYQAWLMILVLWTIQAAEGCPDVCKCSKKSAPEKSEVNCHKKGLRAFPSRLPPDAWILKLGENGIIDLKANALRSTPKVESINLERNAIKSIHHQAFSGGKQLMLLNLYGNHITSLPLKGFQDLLNLRFLMLGHNQIGSLKPQMFAGMRNLSDLDLPLNALTTLPSNAFKPLIALKVLDLSLNRIQKISPKAFIGLRQLMFLNLDNNSLKNVPAGAFRPLRSLEMLVLDNNLLSMLGSSTLEGMENLQELYLRNNELEHLPPDVFRKMAKLSQLALSGNRLKTVDGNVFAHMPDLKKLHLHDNMWQCDCNIASLVRWMGQTKATLSPRDALMCVSPPELRKKSLSSLQADKLSCHE, encoded by the exons ATGCATTACCAGGCGTGGTTGATGATTCTTGTGCTGTGGACGATACAGGCTGCGGAGGGATGTCCCGATGTCTGTAAATGCTCCAAGAAATCTGCTCCAGAAAAGTCAGAGGTCAATTGTCATAAGAAAGGGCTACGTGCTTTTCCCTCCAGACTGCCCCCTGATGCTTGGATTCTCAAACTAG GTGAAAATGGTATCATAGACCTGAAGGCCAATGCTCTCAGATCAACTCCAAAGGTTGAGAGCATCAACCTGGAACGAAATGCCATCAAGTCCATCCACCACCAGGCCTTCTCTGGTGGAAAGCAACTGATGCTCCTTAATCTATACGGCAACCACATCACCAGCCTTCCACTGAAGGGCTTCCAG GACCTCCTAAACCTTCGCTTCCTAATGCTGGGACATAACCAGATTGGCAGCCTCAAACCTCAGATGTTTGCTGGAATGAGGAACTTGTCAGACTTGGACCTTCCGCTTAACGCACTGACAACGCTCCCATCTAATGCCTTTAAACCTCTGATCGCCCTTAAAGTTCTGGACCTTTCCCTGAATCGCATCCAGAAGATCTCTCCGAAGGCCTTCATTGGACTCAGACAGCTTATGTTCCTCAACTTAGACAATAACAG TTTGAAGAACGTTCCGGCCGGAGCATTCAGACCACTGCGATCTCTGGAGATGCTGGTTTTAGATAACAACCTTCTGTCCATGCTGGGCTCCTCAACTCTGGAAGGCATGGAAAACTTGCAG GAACTCTACCTGAGGAACAACGAGCTGGAGCACCTGCCCCCTGATGTGTTCCGAAAGATGGCGAAGCTTTCTCAACTGGCTCTCAGTGGAAACCGCCTGAAGACAGTGGATGGAAACGTGTTCGCCCATATGCCTG ACCTAAAGAAGCTGCACCTCCATGACAACATGTGGCAGTGTGACTGTAACATTGCCTCCTTGGTGCGATGGATGGGGCAGACCAAGGCCACCCTGTCGCCCCGGGACGCCCTGATGTGCGTGAGCCCACCGGAGCTCCGAAAGAAAAGCCTGTCCAGCCTCCAAGCCGACAAGTTGTCCTGCCATGAATAA